In Oreochromis niloticus isolate F11D_XX linkage group LG18, O_niloticus_UMD_NMBU, whole genome shotgun sequence, one genomic interval encodes:
- the LOC109195716 gene encoding putative ferric-chelate reductase 1 — translation MERGLSLLIAAVMLFVAPSVQAADDFSFTNATVNITNTGCGKTKLCIQTPDNCDPAGNSSCFFASVAAGTTTAPNGTELMFQLSGSSTGYIALGLTANATQGTTALYICARNSSNNASFVFAARQRNNTNNTLSTFNATVTKIRGQVVNGTIQCEFSVPNLNATNTRSTDSTTYVVILGSGPLNGNDFGTFTISKTTDPLNLANPSANVANATTTTTASPSTTKNSASGALHSHALTVLLTVLTLFVLKTA, via the exons ATGGAGCGAGGCCTGAGCCTGCTGATTGCCGCAGTGATGCTTTTTGTGGCTCCGAGTGTCCAAGCAGCAGACGATTTCTCCTTCACTAATGCAACG GTAAACATTACAAATACAGGTTGTGGGAAGACTAAGCTGTGCATACAGACCCCAGACAACTGTGACCCTGCTGGGAACAGCAGCTGTTTCTTTGCATCAGTGGCTGCAGGCACCACTACAGCTCCTAACGGCACCGAGCTGATGTTCCAGCTCAGTGGGAGCTCCACTGGGTACATCGCACTGGGGCTCACCGCCAATGCAACCCAG GGTACCACTGCGCTTTACATCTGTGCTCGGAACAGCTCTAACAATGCATCATTCGTCTTCGCGGCTCGGCAGAGAAACAACACCAACAACACACTCTCTACATTTAATGCG ACTGTGACAAAGATACGAGGCCAGGTAGTCAATGGAACGATCCAGTGTGAGTTCAGTGTCCCCAATTTGAATGCCACCAACACCAGGAGCACTGATTCTACCACTTATGTTGTCATCCTTGGGTCTGGACCATTGAATGGAA ACGATTTTGGGACCTTTACAATTAGCAAAACCACCGATCCTCTGAACCTCGCCAACCCAAGCGCCAATGTTGCAAACGCCACCACAACCACCACCGCATCACCTTCTACTACAAAAAATTCGGCCAGTGGCGCTCTTCACAGTCATG CTTTGACAGTCCTGCTAACTGTCCTCACGCTGTTCGTCCTGAAGACAGCCTGA